One genomic window of Pseudomonas chlororaphis subsp. piscium includes the following:
- a CDS encoding nucleotidyltransferase family protein, translated as MSQSLCVVVLAAGQGSRYRQAAGAEQDKLLAPCQGRDAVVRPVIEQVLKNLPALLARRVLVATPDRPEVIALAEAYGCQVVLLDSPGMGDSLATAVGACADASGWLVVLGDMPFILPSSIESVARGLGEQMIRVPVHDGAYGHPVAFGAAFGQALQGLSGDRGARPLFAAGQVVEVPLADAGVLWDVDMPQALVFTG; from the coding sequence TTGAGTCAGTCGCTGTGCGTGGTGGTCTTGGCCGCAGGGCAGGGCAGTCGTTATCGGCAGGCGGCTGGGGCCGAGCAGGACAAGTTGCTGGCTCCATGCCAGGGGCGAGACGCCGTGGTCAGGCCGGTAATCGAACAGGTCTTGAAGAACTTGCCCGCGCTGTTGGCCCGAAGAGTCCTGGTGGCAACACCGGATCGCCCTGAAGTGATTGCCCTGGCTGAAGCCTATGGTTGCCAAGTGGTGCTTCTGGACTCGCCGGGCATGGGCGACAGCCTCGCGACCGCTGTCGGGGCCTGTGCCGATGCCAGTGGCTGGCTGGTGGTGCTCGGGGATATGCCCTTTATCCTGCCGTCGAGTATCGAGAGTGTGGCGCGGGGGTTGGGCGAGCAGATGATCCGGGTACCTGTGCATGACGGTGCCTATGGTCATCCGGTGGCTTTTGGCGCGGCCTTTGGGCAGGCGTTGCAGGGCCTGTCCGGGGATCGAGGAGCCAGGCCGCTGTTTGCCGCGGGGCAGGTTGTCGAGGTGCCGCTGGCGGATGCGGGCGTGTTGTGGGATGTGGATATGCCGCAGGCGTTGGTTTTTACCGGTTGA